The following are encoded together in the Actinoplanes sp. N902-109 genome:
- a CDS encoding DoxX family protein translates to MDTHKFAAPVWSVFRIVVGLLFALHGAASVFGVFGGNQGSGKAVEVGVWPGWYAGLIQLVCGILVMVGLFTRPAAVLASGSMAYAYFVVHQPKSLLPLQNGGDAPALFAWAFLMIAVLGAGSLSLDALLRRRSATAPAAVTPAAEEPIAEPATA, encoded by the coding sequence ATGGACACGCACAAGTTTGCCGCGCCCGTTTGGTCGGTGTTCCGGATCGTCGTCGGCCTTCTGTTCGCCCTGCACGGCGCCGCCTCGGTGTTCGGTGTCTTCGGTGGCAACCAGGGCTCGGGCAAGGCGGTCGAGGTCGGCGTCTGGCCAGGTTGGTACGCCGGCCTGATCCAGCTCGTCTGCGGCATCCTCGTGATGGTCGGTCTCTTCACCCGCCCGGCCGCCGTCCTGGCCTCCGGCTCGATGGCGTACGCCTACTTCGTCGTGCACCAGCCCAAGTCGCTGCTGCCCCTGCAGAACGGCGGCGACGCTCCGGCCCTGTTCGCCTGGGCGTTCCTGATGATCGCCGTGCTGGGAGCCGGCTCCTTGTCGCTGGACGCCCTCCTGCGCCGCCGCAGCGCCACCGCCCCGGCAGCCGTCACCCCGGCCGCCGAGGAGCCGATCGCCGAGCCGGCCACCGCCTGA